Proteins co-encoded in one Flavivirga eckloniae genomic window:
- a CDS encoding SusC/RagA family TonB-linked outer membrane protein, producing MRTFIFLCFFSGFGVTPNNVLSQNVKIVIDTDKTVTVDEIFMMISDQTDYEFIYHEDLFKNLPKVQLKKGVIRANKLLKESISNDNVLFEFTSNNTIIIKEKDTTSSGLVSVQQGHEVSGTINDVNGQPLPGATILEKGTTNGVTTDFDGKYSLGLSSDNATLVISYIGFATQEIPVAGQSQIDVVLREVVSSLEEVVVIGYGATVKKKDLTGSVASANLDNALETTNVSIVQALQGAIAGVNISAVTSAGSNPVISVRGRNTLHNNDDRNPATDESNTNLPLIVLDGIIYRGSLVDINPSDIKAIDVLKDASSAAIYGSQAANGVIVITTKSGDTSNRKPIINYTSSYSIQSPSNKMRPMRAAEYEEFYPEIFWQEGARIAPDYLQRDPNYDFSGNLKSTFLRDGYNAGIDVDWWDQLTRNGTVNMHNISIRQKRENFSYFVSAGITDQKGFLVGDDYTRYNFRVNLESKINDWLKIGTQTYAVVSDYSGVSPTSRDIFRVQPWAPIRDDEGEFIVAPVDGINPFLVLQQDNSDIRLNLSSTLYADIDLPIDGLNYRMNYSNAYRTTNQFNFDAFGASQTGLGFKEYRIGWDQTLDNIVSYRKSFNDVHNLNVTLLYGIEKRHINITDSEASNFELDILGYNRLQAGDPTLNKIETRKEEESSLYQMARVLYNYKNKYFLTGTVRRDGFSGFGVNDKTAVFPTGAVAWVLTEEDFANDSSWLNFLKLRGSYGQSGRRGIERLQTLARVGSDPSVVFGDGATPSQGQSITSLASNTLTWETTTGLNVGVDFQVMDSRLGGSIEYYNNKTENILFGIALPRTSGFSGINANIAEVANNGIELTLNGTIVKNDDFQWNASFNFNRVRNEIVSILGPSNDSDNDGQEDDLVGNRLFIGEPQNVVYDYDIIGMWQIADETNGNLPDGFFPGTYKLGDLNGDGDISSLDDRRVIGYADPSYRFGIANTITYKDFTFYAFINSIQGGDNYYLGDDAIHSVREQLSFTNIPSGGFDFWTPENPNARYRRLDTGSQFGGRPYSSRSFVRLQDVTLSYNIPNKVKDMIGLSSAKLFISGKNLYTWTKWNGWDPETGAGFGAGGVPTMKSYSLGLNVEF from the coding sequence ATGAGAACATTCATATTCTTATGTTTTTTTTCAGGATTCGGTGTTACCCCCAATAACGTTCTATCCCAAAATGTTAAAATTGTTATAGATACTGATAAGACGGTAACTGTGGACGAGATCTTTATGATGATCAGCGATCAAACAGATTATGAGTTTATTTATCATGAAGATCTTTTTAAAAACCTCCCCAAAGTACAATTAAAAAAGGGAGTGATTAGAGCCAATAAACTATTGAAGGAAAGTATTTCTAACGATAACGTGCTTTTTGAGTTTACTAGCAATAATACCATTATTATTAAGGAAAAGGATACCACTTCATCTGGTTTAGTAAGTGTACAACAAGGCCACGAAGTATCTGGTACTATTAATGATGTAAATGGACAACCCTTACCAGGTGCTACTATTCTTGAAAAAGGTACAACCAATGGCGTTACAACAGATTTTGATGGTAAATATTCATTAGGACTTTCTAGTGATAATGCAACTTTGGTAATATCCTACATTGGTTTTGCTACTCAGGAAATACCGGTAGCCGGACAGTCTCAGATAGATGTTGTTCTTAGAGAGGTTGTATCGTCTTTAGAAGAAGTTGTAGTAATTGGTTATGGAGCCACGGTGAAGAAAAAAGATTTAACAGGGTCTGTAGCAAGTGCCAATTTAGATAATGCTCTTGAGACCACTAATGTTTCCATAGTTCAAGCATTACAAGGAGCTATTGCTGGTGTTAACATAAGTGCAGTAACTTCTGCCGGTTCAAACCCAGTCATATCTGTAAGAGGACGAAATACGTTGCATAATAATGATGACCGAAACCCGGCTACAGACGAGTCGAATACAAATTTACCACTTATTGTATTGGATGGAATAATATATAGAGGAAGTTTGGTTGATATCAACCCTTCTGATATTAAAGCAATAGATGTGCTTAAAGATGCCAGTTCTGCAGCAATCTACGGATCACAGGCAGCAAATGGTGTTATAGTAATAACGACTAAGAGTGGAGATACTTCAAATAGAAAACCTATAATAAACTATACATCAAGTTATTCAATACAAAGCCCATCCAATAAAATGCGCCCAATGCGTGCGGCAGAATATGAAGAGTTTTATCCGGAAATTTTCTGGCAAGAAGGAGCGAGAATAGCTCCCGATTATCTTCAACGAGATCCTAATTATGATTTTTCAGGAAATCTAAAAAGTACTTTTTTAAGAGACGGGTATAATGCTGGCATAGATGTAGATTGGTGGGATCAGCTAACAAGAAATGGTACCGTAAACATGCATAATATTAGTATTAGGCAAAAAAGAGAGAACTTTAGTTATTTCGTATCTGCTGGTATTACAGACCAAAAAGGGTTTCTGGTAGGTGATGATTATACCAGATATAACTTTAGGGTAAATTTAGAATCAAAAATAAACGATTGGCTAAAAATAGGGACACAAACCTATGCCGTTGTTAGTGATTACTCAGGAGTTAGTCCCACTTCAAGAGATATATTTCGTGTACAACCGTGGGCACCTATAAGAGATGATGAGGGAGAATTTATTGTTGCTCCGGTAGATGGAATTAACCCTTTTCTTGTACTTCAACAAGACAATTCAGATATACGGTTAAACCTATCAAGTACATTGTATGCAGATATTGATTTACCTATAGATGGCCTTAATTACCGAATGAATTATTCAAATGCTTATCGTACTACAAATCAATTCAATTTTGATGCTTTTGGAGCTAGTCAAACAGGATTGGGTTTTAAAGAATATAGAATTGGTTGGGATCAAACTTTGGATAATATTGTTTCATATAGAAAAAGTTTTAACGATGTCCATAATTTGAATGTTACGTTATTATATGGTATAGAAAAAAGACATATCAATATTACAGATTCAGAAGCCAGTAACTTTGAATTAGACATTTTGGGGTATAACAGATTGCAAGCTGGTGACCCTACACTTAACAAAATAGAAACGAGAAAAGAAGAAGAAAGTAGTTTATACCAAATGGCAAGAGTTTTGTATAACTACAAAAACAAATATTTCTTAACAGGTACGGTACGTCGCGACGGTTTCTCTGGTTTTGGTGTAAATGACAAAACTGCTGTATTTCCAACTGGAGCGGTTGCTTGGGTGCTTACCGAAGAAGATTTTGCCAATGACTCTTCATGGCTAAATTTCTTAAAACTTCGAGGGTCTTATGGACAATCGGGTAGACGTGGTATTGAACGACTGCAAACGCTTGCTAGAGTAGGATCTGACCCATCTGTAGTATTCGGAGATGGAGCAACCCCATCGCAAGGACAATCTATTACCAGTTTGGCAAGTAATACGTTAACATGGGAAACTACTACAGGTCTTAATGTTGGAGTTGATTTTCAGGTCATGGATTCTCGACTTGGTGGTAGCATTGAATATTATAATAATAAAACAGAAAATATTCTTTTTGGTATTGCACTGCCTAGAACAAGTGGTTTTAGTGGTATTAATGCTAATATTGCCGAGGTAGCTAATAATGGAATTGAGCTTACTTTAAATGGAACCATCGTGAAGAATGATGATTTCCAATGGAATGCATCTTTTAATTTCAATAGAGTAAGAAATGAAATAGTCTCTATTTTAGGACCTTCTAATGATAGCGATAACGATGGGCAAGAAGATGATTTAGTTGGAAACCGGTTATTTATAGGAGAACCTCAAAATGTTGTTTACGATTATGACATTATAGGGATGTGGCAAATAGCAGATGAGACCAATGGAAATTTACCAGATGGTTTTTTTCCTGGAACATATAAGCTTGGGGATTTAAACGGAGATGGCGACATTTCTTCATTAGACGATAGAAGAGTTATTGGGTATGCCGATCCATCATATAGATTTGGTATAGCTAATACCATTACTTATAAAGATTTCACTTTTTATGCATTTATTAACTCTATTCAAGGAGGCGATAATTATTATTTAGGAGATGATGCTATTCACTCAGTAAGGGAACAGTTATCCTTTACTAACATCCCTAGCGGAGGTTTCGACTTTTGGACTCCTGAAAATCCGAATGCACGATACAGAAGGTTGGATACCGGTTCACAATTTGGTGGACGACCATATTCATCAAGAAGTTTTGTTAGACTACAAGATGTTACGCTATCCTACAATATTCCAAATAAGGTAAAGGACATGATTGGGCTTAGCAGCGCTAAATTATTTATTAGCGGTAAAAACCTTTATACCTGGACCAAGTGGAACGGATGGGACCCGGAAACAGGCGCCGGTTTCGGAGCAGGCGGTGTGCCTACAATGAAAAGTTATTCATTAGGGTTAAATGTAGAATTTTAA
- a CDS encoding RagB/SusD family nutrient uptake outer membrane protein: MKNLRKLIWISLILITAGSCDEQDFLKEEAFDFYSPGNSYTSPVQIEAAITKLHENVRVMLFENTDNSFIFQYTADYAYDAIAPTHALNSWADKVTPEAGEVDWMWDRFYKIIFNTNVIIGRIDAVAYSSEQERAAHIAEAKFFRAWAYRGLGIIFGGVPIVLEETTSPKRDFVRAPRQDVWNLIIQDLTEAIPNLPGTDEVADGRVTKGAGNHLLAEMYIIVQDYVKAIAAATEVIDNSGFTLMQNRFGSRSTEPGDVYWDLFRRGNQNRGSGNTESIWVSQYEYLTPGGGNGDNLPRFLMPLYWQLEDNNGESLFTGPNENFGGRGIGWWAPTEYWLVDVWAGGNANDMRNSEYNIIRDIVANNPASTFFGQPIVASGAIQNFKDNRDPFDRWWNVIVAKGAPLGNFPEEVVADPVTGLNTNDANHSYRDRYLMRLAETYLLRAEAHLLNGDTGSAANDINAVRTRANAPLVDAADVDMNYILDERARELFGEELRLLTLMRMGNIVERVRMYDPMHNGTFASNNINDHQNLWPIPNSEIERNTEAVLEQNIGY, encoded by the coding sequence ATGAAAAATTTAAGAAAATTAATATGGATTAGTTTAATCTTGATCACTGCAGGTTCTTGTGATGAACAAGATTTTTTAAAGGAAGAAGCATTCGATTTTTACTCTCCTGGAAACTCATATACTTCACCAGTACAAATAGAAGCAGCAATTACTAAGTTACACGAGAATGTAAGAGTTATGTTATTCGAAAATACCGATAACAGTTTTATTTTTCAGTATACTGCAGATTATGCGTATGATGCCATAGCGCCGACCCATGCATTAAACTCTTGGGCAGATAAAGTGACTCCAGAAGCTGGAGAAGTAGATTGGATGTGGGACAGATTTTATAAAATTATCTTTAATACGAATGTTATTATAGGAAGAATAGATGCTGTAGCGTATAGTTCTGAGCAGGAACGAGCGGCACATATAGCCGAAGCCAAGTTTTTCAGAGCTTGGGCCTATAGAGGATTAGGTATTATTTTTGGAGGCGTACCTATTGTTTTAGAGGAGACTACAAGCCCAAAAAGAGATTTTGTTAGAGCCCCTAGGCAAGATGTTTGGAATTTGATTATTCAGGATTTAACTGAGGCTATTCCTAATTTACCTGGAACAGATGAAGTGGCAGATGGGCGAGTAACCAAAGGAGCAGGAAATCATCTTTTAGCAGAAATGTACATTATAGTACAAGATTATGTTAAAGCCATTGCTGCTGCTACAGAAGTTATCGATAACTCAGGATTTACATTAATGCAGAATCGTTTTGGGTCTAGAAGTACAGAACCGGGAGATGTGTATTGGGATCTTTTTAGAAGAGGTAACCAAAATAGAGGCTCTGGCAATACCGAAAGTATTTGGGTAAGTCAATATGAGTACCTTACTCCAGGAGGAGGTAACGGAGATAACTTACCTAGGTTTTTAATGCCCTTGTACTGGCAACTAGAAGATAATAACGGAGAAAGTTTGTTCACAGGACCTAATGAGAATTTTGGTGGACGTGGCATAGGTTGGTGGGCTCCTACGGAATATTGGCTAGTTGATGTTTGGGCAGGTGGTAATGCAAACGATATGAGAAACTCAGAGTATAACATTATTCGCGATATAGTTGCCAACAACCCCGCATCTACCTTTTTTGGGCAACCCATTGTAGCTAGTGGAGCAATCCAAAATTTTAAAGACAATAGAGACCCTTTTGATAGATGGTGGAACGTCATCGTTGCAAAAGGTGCTCCTTTAGGTAATTTCCCTGAAGAAGTCGTAGCAGATCCAGTAACTGGTTTAAATACTAATGATGCAAATCATTCTTACCGTGATCGCTATTTAATGCGATTAGCTGAGACCTATTTACTAAGAGCAGAAGCACATTTGCTTAATGGAGATACTGGTAGTGCGGCTAATGATATAAATGCCGTAAGAACACGAGCAAATGCTCCTCTAGTAGATGCAGCAGATGTAGATATGAATTACATTCTCGATGAACGCGCTAGGGAACTTTTTGGAGAAGAACTACGTCTTTTAACCTTAATGCGAATGGGGAATATTGTAGAGAGAGTGAGAATGTACGACCCTATGCATAATGGAACATTTGCATCTAATAACATTAACGATCACCAAAATCTATGGCCTATACCAAATTCTGAAATTGAACGAAATACCGAAGCAGTTTTAGAACAAAATATAGGATACTAA
- a CDS encoding DUF5703 domain-containing protein, with protein sequence MKKLRIPLLLLCFFISTKGVSAQPKCTNLDSYNVVWHEQSKNSAESMPVGGGDIGCNVWVENGELILYVQRSGSIAETNEYLKLGRVRVKLSPNPFSARGDHHKFSQELKLHDGYIEIQGEKQHKGKTLKSTLRIWVDVHRPMVHIEVEANQKIKVDVAYENWRMKDEVITNDGRRHSTFNLDSYPGKVLLSKDDVEQQKEHIVFYHRNPDDKLLPDLLIEQQGLEAYKAEITDDLKGRIFGGMLYGDGFIASKTTTDEYQGKHFTAWHMVSKKKKKKHHIKLVSHISQTNTVENWQKGLDEILMDPIAKNTEQAYSASKAWWHEFWSRSHIFIKPETPDKKDKAWVIARNYQLFRYQLGCNAFGEYPTRFNGGNFTVDSGLIEKRRDFGPDFRAWGGGVFTAQNQRLIHWPMLKTGDFDAILPHFELFRKGLPGAKARVKEHFGHDGAVYSEYTNVPGLALGAGYGWSEGSRKRGTEVALGDERANGAKGYNSIVEKGVMANPAISYHWESQLENAYMIMEYHRYTGKDITKYLPFIKQSVIFFDEHYRMREKIRRGKELNDSGKLVFYPSTSCETYRGAKDPVDVVSGLEACLTSLLKLDEAYVSTAEKKYYKAYLDRLPGYYYDEVKGDTILKPAESWKFYLNSECPQFYPLFPFNRFDMGKDDMTVFHNTWKHGEFPKNMVISWHQDGIFFARMGMTAEAEDYNTKKLMSSERRFPTFWGPGHDWVPDHNWGGSGMIGLQEMLMQCFEDRILLFPSWPKHWDVDFKLHAPKNTTIEGILKNGKLIELKVTPESRRKDVVVLN encoded by the coding sequence ATGAAAAAATTAAGAATACCCTTACTATTACTGTGTTTTTTTATAAGCACAAAGGGCGTTTCTGCTCAGCCTAAGTGTACTAATCTTGACTCGTACAATGTTGTTTGGCATGAACAAAGTAAAAACAGTGCAGAATCTATGCCCGTTGGAGGCGGAGATATTGGATGTAATGTATGGGTAGAAAATGGCGAATTAATATTATATGTACAACGAAGTGGGAGTATTGCAGAGACCAACGAATATTTAAAATTAGGTCGTGTACGTGTGAAATTAAGCCCAAATCCTTTTTCAGCTCGTGGAGATCACCATAAGTTTAGTCAGGAGTTAAAGCTTCACGATGGTTATATAGAGATTCAAGGAGAAAAACAACACAAAGGAAAAACATTAAAGTCAACATTGCGTATATGGGTAGATGTTCACCGGCCTATGGTTCACATAGAGGTTGAAGCAAACCAAAAGATTAAAGTAGATGTTGCTTATGAAAATTGGAGAATGAAGGATGAAGTTATCACCAACGATGGTCGAAGACATTCTACCTTTAATTTAGATAGCTATCCTGGGAAAGTTTTGCTTTCTAAAGATGATGTTGAACAGCAAAAAGAACATATTGTTTTTTACCATCGTAATCCAGATGATAAATTGCTTCCAGACCTACTAATTGAACAGCAAGGATTAGAGGCATATAAAGCAGAGATAACAGACGATCTTAAAGGACGTATTTTTGGAGGTATGCTTTACGGCGATGGTTTTATAGCATCAAAAACCACCACTGACGAATATCAAGGTAAGCATTTTACCGCGTGGCATATGGTTTCTAAGAAAAAGAAAAAAAAGCATCATATTAAATTGGTTTCCCATATCTCACAAACAAATACTGTAGAAAATTGGCAAAAAGGTTTGGATGAGATATTAATGGATCCAATAGCTAAGAATACAGAACAAGCCTATAGTGCTTCTAAAGCATGGTGGCATGAGTTTTGGTCCAGAAGTCATATTTTCATTAAGCCCGAAACACCTGATAAAAAGGATAAAGCATGGGTAATAGCACGTAACTATCAATTATTTCGTTATCAATTGGGATGCAATGCCTTTGGGGAGTACCCTACAAGGTTTAACGGCGGAAACTTTACTGTAGATTCTGGATTAATTGAAAAAAGAAGAGATTTCGGTCCAGATTTTCGTGCATGGGGCGGTGGCGTCTTTACAGCTCAGAACCAGAGGTTAATTCATTGGCCGATGCTAAAAACGGGTGATTTTGATGCTATTCTACCTCATTTCGAATTGTTTCGTAAAGGGTTGCCAGGAGCAAAAGCTCGAGTAAAGGAACATTTTGGTCATGATGGTGCTGTTTATAGTGAGTATACTAATGTACCGGGATTAGCATTGGGTGCTGGTTACGGATGGTCGGAAGGATCTCGAAAAAGAGGAACAGAAGTGGCTCTGGGAGATGAACGGGCAAATGGCGCAAAAGGATATAATAGTATCGTAGAAAAGGGTGTTATGGCTAATCCTGCTATTTCTTACCATTGGGAGTCCCAATTGGAAAATGCGTACATGATCATGGAATATCACCGCTATACAGGTAAGGATATTACTAAATATTTACCCTTTATAAAACAATCTGTAATCTTTTTCGATGAGCACTATCGTATGCGGGAAAAGATACGTAGAGGTAAAGAGTTGAACGACTCGGGTAAATTAGTGTTTTACCCATCCACATCTTGTGAAACCTATCGGGGCGCAAAAGATCCTGTAGATGTAGTATCCGGGTTGGAAGCTTGTTTAACGTCTTTATTAAAATTGGATGAAGCTTATGTGAGCACAGCAGAAAAGAAATACTATAAAGCATATCTGGATAGACTGCCTGGATATTATTATGATGAAGTAAAGGGAGATACCATTTTAAAACCTGCTGAAAGCTGGAAATTTTATCTAAACTCTGAATGCCCACAATTCTACCCGCTGTTTCCTTTTAATAGATTCGATATGGGAAAAGACGATATGACGGTTTTTCATAACACATGGAAGCATGGCGAGTTTCCAAAGAACATGGTGATTAGCTGGCATCAGGATGGTATTTTCTTTGCCCGTATGGGGATGACGGCAGAAGCAGAAGATTACAATACCAAAAAATTAATGAGCTCAGAACGTAGATTCCCTACCTTTTGGGGCCCCGGACATGATTGGGTACCTGATCATAATTGGGGAGGATCTGGAATGATTGGCTTGCAGGAAATGTTGATGCAATGTTTTGAAGACAGAATCCTATTGTTTCCTTCTTGGCCCAAACATTGGGATGTTGATTTTAAACTTCACGCACCTAAAAATACAACCATAGAAGGCATCTTAAAAAATGGAAAACTTATTGAACTTAAAGTAACTCCCGAAAGCAGGAGAAAGGATGTCGTTGTGCTAAATTAG
- a CDS encoding IS110 family RNA-guided transposase gives MKFREVLGIDVSKKTLDIYLHCSSKHKVFANDCQGYLLLIEWLGKQGIPREALLVCFENTGIYSRSLADFLWHNGFNYVMENALQIKRSMGIVRGKTDKVDARLIAKYAYLRKEELELSQPKGQLIKAVSDLLTLRDRMVKQRAGYKAFLKELLLGQDHSDLLVGIHQRLIETLSEEIQSIHTQILALIKSDAMIENQYQLISSIKGVGFVAACYFIVSTDAFKRFKNHRRFASYCGVAPFKHQSGSSIKGKTRISHLANKKMKNILNMTAMAAINHNKELKRYYQNRVEQGKNKMSTINIIRNKIIARVFAVINRNSPYVEINKFAA, from the coding sequence ATGAAATTCAGAGAAGTCTTAGGGATAGATGTTAGTAAAAAGACATTGGACATTTATTTGCATTGTTCGTCCAAACACAAGGTTTTCGCCAATGACTGTCAAGGTTATCTTTTATTAATTGAGTGGTTGGGCAAACAAGGGATACCCAGGGAGGCTTTGTTGGTTTGTTTTGAGAACACTGGGATCTACTCCAGGTCTCTAGCTGATTTTCTTTGGCATAATGGGTTTAATTATGTGATGGAGAATGCACTACAGATCAAGCGTTCTATGGGAATAGTCAGGGGCAAAACAGATAAGGTAGATGCCCGGTTAATAGCCAAATATGCGTATTTACGAAAAGAGGAACTTGAACTAAGCCAGCCAAAGGGGCAACTAATAAAAGCCGTAAGTGACTTATTAACCCTTAGGGACCGTATGGTTAAACAACGTGCAGGCTATAAAGCTTTTTTAAAGGAATTACTGTTAGGGCAAGATCATTCAGATTTATTAGTTGGAATACATCAAAGGCTTATAGAAACGCTTTCCGAAGAAATCCAAAGTATACACACCCAAATCTTAGCTTTAATAAAATCCGACGCAATGATCGAAAATCAATATCAATTGATCTCCAGCATCAAGGGAGTAGGCTTTGTGGCAGCCTGTTACTTTATTGTATCGACAGATGCTTTTAAACGATTTAAAAATCATAGAAGATTTGCTTCTTATTGTGGTGTAGCTCCTTTTAAACACCAATCGGGGAGCAGTATTAAAGGAAAAACCAGAATCAGCCATTTGGCCAACAAGAAGATGAAAAACATTTTGAACATGACAGCTATGGCTGCAATTAACCACAATAAAGAACTTAAAAGATATTATCAGAACAGAGTCGAGCAGGGAAAAAACAAAATGAGTACAATCAACATTATAAGGAATAAAATAATAGCCAGAGTCTTTGCCGTGATTAACAGAAACTCACCTTATGTAGAGATTAATAAATTCGCAGCTTAA
- a CDS encoding LamG-like jellyroll fold domain-containing protein: protein MNHPNKYRHKKIIHIACTLFCVLFCKLNVKADNITDYCFAIGEFTNIKSLNRSLHSLLEVQNPGLSLSLKNDTDNKTINVVFKDSSQVPFSVVLNKIGDYLKQKNMIFPLFIHYNGSEENFVSALNKQNLLNQIFVLPKNKTWPDISNLLLNNKKLVIFNTSDKSVASKYWVNFDDHVYEYPVHTSVIWEGASVLSKNSKTQQFMSLKSFASPFFKEKDLPDNIYNLSTNAYFLEHFLECWKKAGKVPNFIFYSNNKPGNVIHKLTPLLNDQPRVYGTVSSNGVTLSQITWKHNDQCLTDGVFSFPIDEKEDINLTPIKTGYRFSPQPLPLHIDLDKQHIKFVGEQLGVNQGISAYYKFDSSLENSVSPFQKHEGGVFVNDLERGSVLKFENKTFLELSHVEKYNIVNNSFTISIYAKLSNKGNYQDYCILGSTSNSYRKGLHINIRNGKPYFGFFTTDISSSDTLLPSKWYHIVARYNIDNGEQSIFIDGKKVGVSWNHPSFNGKGPLLLGHSIKQNNFFDGLLDDLYIWDRALSDEEIKILSIRNVENINEGTLLDIVIGVFIVILLLILVFLVFKKNVFSIKRKHGSVNPSNASPQGSINLFGGFKVLNAVGENITSSFTPKPRELFLLLLFNTIKNPKGIAKDELTQIIWGNLTSSKISNNRSVTLNRLKKALKHLDGIDVAFENNFWKLSDISTIPCDYKEVVSLIQNNTTTLNNLVPYIKKGRFLPVVKKEWLLDFRTAFNFELIDKLIFLIKNNKSENQPELVYFACNYILELDDQNETALFYLIHNMVDSGSSNKARFIFDKFCKTYKSVNNSKFPYDFNSFLQVSINEF from the coding sequence ATGAACCACCCGAACAAATACAGACATAAAAAAATTATTCATATTGCCTGCACCTTATTTTGTGTTCTGTTTTGTAAGTTAAATGTAAAGGCGGATAACATTACCGATTACTGCTTTGCCATTGGAGAGTTTACCAATATTAAAAGTTTAAATCGTTCTTTGCATTCTTTATTGGAGGTGCAAAATCCGGGACTTTCGTTATCACTAAAGAACGATACGGATAATAAGACCATAAATGTTGTGTTTAAGGACTCTTCTCAAGTCCCTTTTTCTGTTGTACTGAATAAAATTGGTGATTATCTGAAACAAAAAAACATGATATTTCCTTTATTCATTCATTATAATGGAAGTGAGGAAAATTTTGTTAGTGCATTAAACAAACAAAATCTTTTAAATCAAATATTTGTTCTACCTAAGAATAAAACATGGCCAGACATAAGCAACCTTTTATTAAATAATAAAAAGCTAGTTATTTTTAATACATCAGATAAATCGGTTGCGAGTAAGTATTGGGTAAATTTTGATGATCACGTTTACGAATATCCTGTCCACACTTCTGTTATATGGGAAGGGGCATCTGTACTGAGTAAAAATAGTAAAACACAGCAGTTCATGTCTCTTAAAAGTTTTGCTAGCCCTTTTTTTAAAGAAAAAGACTTACCCGATAACATATATAATTTAAGCACAAATGCATATTTTCTTGAACATTTCCTAGAGTGTTGGAAAAAAGCCGGCAAAGTCCCTAATTTTATTTTTTATTCAAACAACAAACCTGGGAATGTAATCCATAAACTAACTCCTTTGCTTAATGATCAACCAAGAGTGTATGGTACGGTAAGTTCTAATGGCGTTACACTATCACAAATAACCTGGAAACATAATGATCAATGCCTAACAGATGGTGTTTTTTCTTTTCCGATTGATGAAAAAGAAGACATTAACCTTACCCCTATTAAAACCGGGTACCGCTTTTCGCCTCAACCGTTACCATTACATATCGATCTTGATAAACAACATATAAAATTTGTTGGAGAACAATTGGGTGTTAATCAAGGGATTTCTGCTTATTATAAATTTGATAGTAGTCTGGAAAATTCAGTGTCTCCTTTTCAAAAACATGAGGGAGGCGTGTTTGTTAATGATCTTGAAAGAGGTTCTGTACTAAAATTTGAAAATAAGACATTTCTGGAATTAAGCCATGTAGAAAAATATAACATTGTAAATAATAGTTTTACAATAAGCATTTATGCTAAGCTTTCGAATAAAGGGAATTATCAAGATTATTGTATTCTGGGTAGCACCTCTAACTCGTACCGTAAAGGGCTTCATATAAATATTAGAAACGGGAAGCCTTATTTTGGTTTTTTTACCACAGATATTTCTTCTTCAGATACTTTACTACCGTCAAAATGGTATCATATCGTTGCTCGATATAATATAGATAATGGAGAACAGAGTATTTTTATTGATGGAAAAAAAGTTGGTGTATCGTGGAATCATCCTTCCTTTAATGGAAAAGGCCCCTTGCTTTTGGGGCATAGCATTAAGCAAAATAATTTCTTTGATGGTTTGCTCGATGATTTATATATATGGGATAGGGCACTTAGTGATGAAGAAATAAAAATATTGAGTATTAGGAATGTTGAAAATATAAATGAAGGAACACTATTAGACATAGTAATTGGAGTTTTTATTGTTATTCTGCTGCTAATCTTAGTTTTTCTAGTTTTTAAGAAAAACGTGTTTTCAATTAAACGAAAGCATGGTTCTGTTAATCCTTCTAATGCTTCTCCGCAAGGGTCCATTAATCTATTTGGTGGGTTTAAAGTCCTCAATGCTGTGGGCGAAAACATAACTTCATCCTTCACACCAAAACCCAGAGAGCTTTTTTTATTGCTACTTTTCAATACCATTAAAAACCCAAAGGGTATTGCTAAAGATGAACTCACACAGATTATATGGGGTAATTTAACGAGTTCGAAAATATCGAATAATAGAAGTGTTACTTTAAATCGGCTAAAAAAAGCATTAAAACACCTAGACGGAATTGATGTAGCTTTTGAAAATAATTTTTGGAAGCTGAGCGATATTTCAACCATTCCTTGCGATTACAAAGAAGTCGTTTCGTTAATCCAAAATAATACAACAACATTAAACAATCTTGTTCCTTATATAAAGAAAGGACGTTTTTTGCCTGTAGTGAAAAAAGAATGGCTTCTGGATTTTCGTACTGCATTTAATTTTGAGCTTATCGACAAATTAATTTTTCTGATAAAAAATAATAAAAGTGAAAACCAACCTGAACTCGTGTATTTTGCTTGCAACTATATTCTAGAATTAGACGATCAAAATGAAACAGCTTTGTTTTATTTAATACACAATATGGTTGACTCTGGTAGTAGCAACAAAGCGCGGTTTATATTTGATAAATTTTGTAAGACATACAAATCTGTAAATAATTCTAAATTTCCTTACGACTTCAATTCATTTTTACAAGTTAGTATAAATGAGTTTTAG